The region TTGTTTGGATACTGGTCTTTGGGGCATTTAAGACAGTGGTCTGCATCTGAGAGGGACAAAAACAGTTTCAGCATCTCATTAGTTTAATCCTGTTTGTATTCTGTAGAAATGATTAATTTTCATAAGCAATTGTTAATTTAGAAAGCatgactctctctctttctctctctctcccccccctctctctcaatGTGTGACTTGCAATGGTTGTTTTAAGTGATTGTTCACAATTTTTTAGCTTGTGAAGACTTATTGACTCAAAAGTATTCAAAAAAGCTTGTGCCTTTTGGGAGAGATCAAGGGGTCACAGAGGTGAAATGCCAAGCGCCCAAAGCTTGAGacttcaaggaggcctgtgtctgtctctgttttgctcacaAGCATCACTACAGTGATGTTGGCTCTTTTTAGCCTCTCCCCGATCAAATAGCCACTAGTACTGATGCTGTATAAGAACCAGTCACATGTACATTGACCTTCTTTACATATGGAGTATTAAGTGCACCCAGATACTGGTTGGAGTGCATCGTATTGATGGAGCAGAAGAACTACATATGCCCTATGTTTTCAGTAACATTGCAATACATTAAATGTAAAACTAGTAatgaaatgtaataaaataaatataccaATAACGGAGCATTCAAACATAGACTTGAGTCAACACAGACCTCCtgtgccaacaacaacaacaactgtatttatataccacttttcaacaaaaagttcacaaagcggtttacagagacaaTCAAATATCTAATATCTAGGAGCTGTGCCAGCTCCTGAAGGCCGTGAATGTGCCGTAAAATATGTTTCCAGTAACTGGGAGGCTTGCACCACTCGCATAGTCTTGATCCAGCCCCAGACAGAGGGGAGGGTCATTTTagaatgggggaggcaggaggtggaccCGACCAGGGATAGTGTGGTGTCATCCACAGCTACAtcggagtttgggggggggggggataggatgtaACTCCAAGTGAAATGGAGCTCTGTCCTGGCTGCAAACACGTATTTGAAACTATTCCTGTGCAAATCTGAGCATCGCAACTTGCCTGTCTGGTTAGCAGTCATGTCTTCTGGGCATGGAGTGCAGTCATAGCAGCAGACAGGCCTTCCCTCTTGAATGATCCTGCTGTGTCCAACACGGCAGCTTTTGACACATGTGGAACTGGGGACCACCTAATCATAAATAATGGaaaggatgcagcacagatcTCTCCATAACTATTAGTGCTGGAAAAGTTGACATTGTTGGTTAACTAGTTCCCAATGAGCCCCAGCACAGTTGAGtcagcgggggggggaggaaggaggtgggcaaaatggggcatggaggaggagcagaaagatgcagggagaggaatggggaggtGACCGGGCAAAAAGGAGGGTGGTTCAGGACTGGGATGGGAGATTGTATTTGCTagcagtgccacccccccccacccaaagtgTGCCCTCTGGCCTCATTACTGGGCTTCTTCTAGATGCTTGCCTAAAAGCCACCAAGCTGATTCCACAGCTGAAACAAATGAATATTTCAATTGTGCTTTAAAACAAATACAGGGAAGAAAATTTTGTAACAGTCGTCTTTTATTCTCCAAATGTGGACATTTCATCATCAGCCCCAGAGTTTGTTGTTGATGTAGGAGGATAattgggggaggcagtggagatATAACAAAGGTGATACTTAGAACTGTTATTTAAAATTGATTGAATGAGGAGAGGTGACAGATTGGACCTCATACttttcctatcccccttcctggcctcaatcagCATTCCTGGGACCATTGTACCATTTgcatagctggcacaggtccaagtagagccAGCAGAGCAGCTGGGTTACTCCCTAACCTCAAGGAGGTCATTGTGACTTGAAACTTTGATTAGGTTAGGAGCTGGGCTAGGAGCTAGATAGTGTTGGACTGACTGATAGCTACATAGGATAGGAGCTAGATAGTGTTGGACTGACTTGAAACTTTGATTAGGTTAGGAGCTGGGCTAGGAGCTAGATAGTGTTGGACTGACTGATAGCTACATAGGATAGGAGTTAGATAGTGTTGGACTGACTTGAAACTTTGATTAGGTTAGGAGCTGGACTAAGAGCTAGATAGTGTTGGACTGGCTAGGAGCTAGGTGAGGTTGGGCTGACCATCAATGCTATATTCTTATGGCttcaaaaataaatgtgttatttgaggaaattttggcaggggTCTAGAGCTACCCTACAGTGTGTGCACTGTAAAGTTCACAGAGATACAAGGAGATGGTATCCCTAGCAGCAGTGCAGCAAAACATGCACAACGGCTCCATTTTATTCAGTGGTGACTTTTAGTAAGGCAAGTCCTCCCTACCTGCTTAAATTTATGGTTCCATACAATGGCATCCTCCCTGATGATAAACTCCTCttttggagaaatctttccaacTCGAACACTAAGGAAGGATTTATTAGGGAAAGtaacccagttgatgatatcataaCCAGCTGACAATTCCCCATTGACAAATAAGATTTCATGACCTGCATTGTTGTTGAAGTGGATGTTCTTCACGAATGACTGGAACTAGGGAAGAAGAGAACAtgacacaggcctataaaattgagtgtcagaatAGATTTTCCCAAACTGTTTCAGGCCAGCCCACAGCCTGCACAGTTCTTTTAGAGATTGGAGGAAAGGAGCACACCAAGTTAAGTGCAAGAATTGGTTTATTAAAGTGCAGAAAATAAAATGGACAGACCTACGTTTTAGTAGGATGGCGCAGGGGTATGGAGAAGGTCGAGGGTCGCGAGAGTATTGGGCTAGAATAGGGAGGTTATATTGGGGGTGCTGGGTGCTAATTAGCCAGACGTATCAATTATCTGCCAATGAGGGGTACTCCCAGTAATCAGCTGGGCAGAGAAATGCCTTTCCATGGCAGAGATAGCATGAGATGGGCCTGGCCTTTCCCTTTTGGCTTGGGCCCAAGTTCTCATTGTGAAGGGCAGATACTGGCCTCAGCCTTTAcacaaactttatgatggtttggtATGAAATTCggatgccaattccaaaaatggcatctgttttgccctaacgtctagttttggagatatacgtagtatagcctcattagtggatggttcaagcagcttcctcatgaggaaacagcttgaaccattcattaaagaggctatgccatgtctccaaaactagacgtgatagggcaaaacggatgccttttttggaattggcaccccaaatgtacCCGGGATTCggtataacgtttaaggaagcaaaatgtgtgttggcctgtattatCAGCTTTCTAAAATGGAATATACTCAGCTGTGTCAAAAGAGAGTCCTGACCAAGTGCCACTGAAATAAACAGAGATAAATTGGCTGCATCTATTTtaattcccattgattttaagtgtgtttagatggaaaaaaaaatcctggtatACAACCCAAAATGTATACAAGCTCAATCTACCATCCAGTCCTACCATGGCATCTTTTTACGGCTGTTTTCCCTGAACTCTCTGTCTACTAACCACTGTGACATGAGGTGACATCTGGATGAATTATCTGTTATTTGATGCAGCATTAGAGCGTATGCGGTGTACTCAGTTCTCTTGAAATGTTCACTCTACTGTTCACTCTATTCCACATATACTTGAATAACATATACTTCAATAATGTAGGAATAGGGCATAGAAAGatctctcttcctcctgccaACTTAATACCATACAGTTGTCCTCATACTGTCCTGATACTCATCAGTGTCCATTATTTTTTGATTCTCTGCTCAAGGTCTCCAATGACTATCCTTGTGACACCTTTGCCAACTTGTCATCCATTGGACATGATTTAACCCTACAAAGAAATTCACCACTTGACAGTGATGACTTTACCTGCCATGGTTGGATGGTCAAATGTTTGCATTTGCTTCTCTCCAACACCATTCTGTGTCTGGACAGGTAAATGCCATGCAGCGCATGAGCCACAgtatagacagcattgtagataccatagctCTCACCAGATATATCCAGTTCAAACAAAGGTGTGGGTCGATTTACCCGTTTCTCCTTCCCTGTACAGGGTTCACACTGCACAAATGCAACTTGCCAGAACAAACAGAGAAAGTGCATCAATGTCTCCTCCGGCTTGAAGGTCTGAAGAAAGTCCCGGAATTCTGGCACTGCTCTTGTGTGGCTGGAGAAAGACAGAGCCCCATTGAAAATGTTTGTACCAATAAATTCTCCACTGTGTGCAGTAGAGAAGTACCATTTAGATGGCATAATCCATACCTTGCCTATATGGCCCCCGTCGTCAGAGTCAATATTTTCCAAAAATGGGGTTAAAATATAGATTAGGTGAGAGTTCATACCAAGAACAATCACATTGACTTCAGTTAATAAAAGTGTTAATTCAGTCATTGAGAAACCTATAATGGAATTTGGTTTGAAGTTTATTGTCGTACCCCTTAGCAAGAATGCAACACAGATGCTGTTCTGGGCAAGCAAAGGAGTGAGATTCTGCACAAagctttctccatcatcatcatcagaagccACAagtccaatccatgtccatctgaaatgcaggaGTAGCTGGACAATCCCAATGTGATGGAGAGATTCCCTTGGTGCAGTCCAGTACATGGAAGGGAAATCAATTCTAACACTGTCCGATCTGTCAGCTGTACCATATGCGAACTAGAGAATGGGAAGATGATCACATTTAGAGTCAGCCCAACAAGTGATATTGTGCACATTTCTTAGATTGTGACCTCCACTTTGGGATAGGTCATTCTCTTGTGAAGCTTTTTCCAAGAAGTTCTCTTCATATTCCTTCTGTGTTAAACCACTTGGAGACTGTCTTATTTTTGGTAAAGCTGTAAGAATTCACAACAATGATAGCAACCGTAACAATCCAGTTTCAAGCGCTCTACATGCAAATGGGATGTTACTACACATGGATAAaagcccccctccaccccaccaaTAAAAGAAGTCAACCATTAGGGTATAGGAGCATTAAAAGTACACTGCAGCACCAATCCTATCTGCCATCATATCATAGCAGGTGATTGCATctgggaacaccccccccccccaaaaaaaatcatttattcaaCCTCAAAATCTAAACTGCTTTACTTTAGCCACTTTTCAAAAGCATACTGTGGAATTGAAAACACACACTTGATCATGACAATTCCTCTTACCAAACATCATATAGTAAAATATGCAATTATCTTAGGTTTAGCACTTCCATGTTTATAAAAGTCAAACCTTAATTATAATGACTCTAGTCCTGCTCTACAGTGAAGAATGTTTCCTTACAGAACAATGCAACAGAAAATCTACACATGCCCCATCACACCCAAgacatacctgtggaatcttgtagacattGAAAATGTGGGCCATTTGGATGGAAGTTTTTTTAGTGAGCCCCCCGATGACAGACAACACATCTCTCCtctcacacttgtaattggggtGATTCTTTTGCTGTGGAAACAGTAGGTCCAGGGTGCTCTCATAGGTGCTTCTTGAATTAAACaggttgtcatagatgtggaagcccaaggTGAGATTAGGCAAGAGCCTGGGATTTTTATTAATTTCATGAATGGCAAATATTAAGGACAGGGCATGTTGGTAATATCTAATCTTTACGCTGCAATGAGATTGATGCCAAGACTTAGAAATTTCTAAGATCATATCTCATGGATTGTTACTAATGGCACAGCTGTAAAACCTGTTGATAGCCTGATGCCCACCAGTAAAGGAGAGCTATAAACAAGGAGTATAACAAGGTTtcactagggggtgcagtggTGTggattgcactgggtgacacattcgaggggatgacaccaaaatgacttgcagtggctgcagttgtgtgcAGTAGATTATGTTTCCCAGCATGCCCCTCACTGCAGGGAAAAGGTGGTTGGCCTCAAATAGAGGGCTTCCTCAGGGGTTACTCTGTGCATTGAGTACAGCCCGGTGGGTTAGGCAAATGTGTTTTCTCCCTGCCCTGCAGCAATCCACCACAAGCACTGACACAACTGGCTGCACCCTTGGGCAGTCAGAGTTCAATTCACACTGGAGCTTTTGCAAGAGCCAGGTGGCCCTGGAAATGATCTGCATAGCCTGGAAGGAGCGGGGCCAGCCCATGAGGGTTGACATCAACGCTATTGACACCACTGATGTTAAGCTCTGCATGTGTTCAATTGAGCAGGAATATAAGGAAGCTCAAGGATGCGATTGGGTTGAAATAAAATTTTATCCATTTGATTAATTCTCTCTTATGCTCACTCTTTTGTGATATTTTGTTTTGACCATAAGAAAGGTATTCCTGTGATCTGAATTCTCCATAGTTATCCTGGCCTCTGGTATCCATGGGACTTAGTGCTTAGGAGTACTTACActttgtcatttaaaaaatagTCTACTAAATTGCATCTGTGGAAGAATGGGTGCTGATGACATTAACAATCAATgggataaaaacagaagaaaatgtaAAAATTAAAAGTAAGATTTATTCTGTAGGACAAAGTGGGGTGTTAACTAGTGTGAAAGAATGCGCTTGTTTCAGTTACAGAATATATTCGTTCTCTGTCAACTTGTAATTAAATCAGTGCTcactatccaatcctatcctcactatCCCATGCACATGCTGTGtgctttgatggggggggggggggagatcagagaGGTAAGCCTGGTCCTCCAGCAGCCACTCACAAACCTTCTCCACTCCTCCCTGATCTGCCCCTTCAGGGGTCTAGGAGGCTCTGGTGAGGTGGAGACTgatcagagaggtaagtaaaagtattttttacTGACTTCTTGGTAGATTATCTGGTCACCAATAtatctccttggacctacccCAGCTATCTCGCTgccataagtctgaggagcctcaaGGTGATGGTTaagactgggaaagggggatgAAATCATTgcgattgggctgtctgtctaaTGCTGTGTGGACAGACAGAACATTTTCTTGGGTGCTCCTTGAATCAAATACCAAACCAAGGCCCTTGAATGTATATCAAAATTCAAGTACAGAATCTAAAGAATGACCTTCTCACCTTTCTCTGAATCCTGCCCCACTGATGGTAGGTGCTAGTTTTCTCTAAGAATCAAACTCCATGTCCTGCTTCCAAATTAAACACTTGTATCCTAATTTTCCACTCATTATCAGAAGGCAAAATATCATTAAAATGGCTCAGTTTCTCCCAACGTTCAATACTTCGCtatttctaatattttcatttgcaGGAAATATTTCCATTTGAATGCAAATGTAATAATCGCCCCCTCCTCCATTCCCCATTATTAGCTAGTGTGCACAGACCTTGCAAATGCAACCCTTCAAACCCATCCTTACAAACTAgatttttttatcctttttactgtttTCCTGGTGATTTGTGCACAGTTACCTAACTAGTGGAAACAGAATGTGGCACAGAAACAAACTGGCTACTGAAGCTGGCTACTAAATTCCTGTTGAAGCTTTTAACTGGTGTCTTCCTGAGGACAGCTGATAGTCTTCTTAGGACAGTCTTTCTCAGGATAGCTGACATCAGGCTCATTTCTAGAGTTGTACAATTCTCAGTTAGTGGGACTTAGTGGTAGAAATTGGACCAATTCATCTGTCCCAGTAATTCAGAGTTGTCATCTCATGATAAACTGCACCTCGGGACCTTCCTCATGCAGCTGTTGTAACACCCTTTTCTCACCAGGCAAAAGGCAAGATGACTCAAAACAATCAAGAAGAACTTACAGGTCAGTCTCATAACTCTGGAATGGAATTTCTGTATAACTGAGAAAATGTGGATAAGGAAATATTAGAGAGAGGATCCCGCCAATGATGGCTTCTCCTGGCTGATAAATGTTGTCTTGTACATTCCTTAATAGGCTGCAAGTTCCTTTTAGGCTCTGACACACAAGAGGAGGGAGCATCAACTGAAAAAATAGCAGCAAGGGGAACCACCTGAGTGCAAACACAGGCCTATCCATAACACAGCTGCACACCTGCCTTCTTCAGCACACTCCTAACTACCATGTAGATCACAGCAGGTGCAAGGGATGAGAAACAGAGTCTTACACCTTTCCTGAATAACATCACCACACAGCTGGGTGACACATGGCAGCTGGCAGAGAAGTGACCTGAGAATTTAACTGCCTATGTTTTTCATGTGGGTTGTTTTTTgaagcagaggggaaaaaaatacattcaattttttttcaaataataatTACAGAGTAGATTAATGCCTGCTTGAGACAGAACAGAGAAATATCTCCCTAAAGAAACACAGGTTCATGTTGTACCACTTGGAAAAATACCTTTATTTCGTCTTAGCCAGGCTAGCATGTGACTCTCAGTTAATTGTACCGGAAAAGTTTGTTCCGGTTGCAATACTTGGACTATTCATTGACCAAATGCAGCACTGCCCTTCATATTGTTGCTGGATTCAGCAGGTGCATCATCCCTAGCCAGTGACTGAGAAACATCACCTGCCTGTAACATTTCTCCCCAGCCCATAGTAGTATTGAATGATCCATGGTATAGCAtgggtgcatggagccctattTATAAAGCTAGCATGTTTATATCatgtttatatcaggggtgtctgtgtcctgcagcccccagaagcaatttctccagcccccaacagcattgggctctcccagctagATAATTGGGCCCTCTctgatcttgaaaatatgaacaagatttgcacattttcccttcaaTTATTGGCAGCTGatgagtttccatgtgagaacaaattgcttctttctgatcatcatctgcttaatgatgtcactttctgctttctgatgtcacttctggccctcagcaggcaccatgactgCTCAATTTagccccctgtatgaaatgagtttgacgctcCTGGTTCACTTGGTGCCCCATTTCAGGTGACCACCTTACAATCCTGTTTTCACACAACAATGTTGAGGGCAAGTCACCACTGAAATAGCATGAAATGACACTTGAAGACAAAAGTTTTGTTGGTTAGTTTTGTTTAATGTTTGGGTAATATTGACAAACATCGCATTAGAATAGCAGCCTTAAGACCAGTATCGACAATGAGAGCTAAAATGTTTACTCAGTCGGAAAGCAGAAATCAACTTTTTGGTTGGTTTCTTTCTAATTATTGCAAATTTGGAAACTGTGTGTGTCATTTTGGGAAGACGGTTCCATAGCAGAGGGGCCATctctgagaaggccctgtctctaTTTGCAACCACATTCAGACTTTTAAAGGATAAGGCAGGCAGAATTTTGTCTGAAAGTAAATTGCAAGCCAGCATAGATGGTGCAAAATAGGACTTATACCATCTCACTTCCTTGCCACTAAATTGGTTCTTGGGTTCCGACATAATTAAAGCATCTGAACAGATTTCAGTGGCAGTCACACATAGAATGCATATGGACAGTTTAACTTGGATAGGTTTACTCCATGGATGAGAGCAGTTAGGTCTGACTTTTCCAGGTGCAGGGCAGGTGAGGAACCAGCTGAAGCTTGTAAGAAATCTCCTGGTGGTGGATTTCACTTAGAAACTAAAGGAATAGAGCAGGATCCAGGAGGACAGTGAAGCTGGGGAGTTGCCCTTTCAAGCAAATCGCAACGCTGTCCTAAGGACAGCATATCCTACCTGACCAGGTTTTACTTGCATTTCAGTTCTGACCCCTTCGTATTCATGCGGGGTGCATGCCAGGAGAACATGACCTTAGGCAGTCCACTGGCATTTAGTTTGGGCTGATGAGAGAGGCATCAGGTCCCTCAACCCTCAAGAAAGCAGCAACTTTGGCCCATTAGAGCAGTCTCCAAAACCAAACCACTTGAATTTAGGACACACATATTGGGTCACAGACCCCTTGTGTCATTTGTTCGTGAATTGGTCCCTGTACTTTGAtctttgtttgttcattttaCCCACTGGTGCTACATCAAGCACCCCAATGCCATCCCCTCCGCTATGTATAGCTTCTCACTGTGCAAGCTGGCACCGAAGACTGGTATCACTCCGTCATCTTCCTTTCCAATCTTTGCTTCTTTTCCTTCGTTCTTCCAGTaattcccctctcccccctccatcccaaaATGAAGCCCCAGCTCTTCACTCCCATTTATCCCTGGATAATTCTCCAGATTTCATTACACCCAgttccctttcctttctcccctccttacTTGTGCAATT is a window of Tiliqua scincoides isolate rTilSci1 chromosome 5, rTilSci1.hap2, whole genome shotgun sequence DNA encoding:
- the LOC136653007 gene encoding vomeronasal type-2 receptor 26-like encodes the protein MPGLAMFMIGLRDRNSHAEWDSYRFRFCVKIRYYQHALSLIFAIHEINKNPRLLPNLTLGFHIYDNLFNSRSTYESTLDLLFPQQKNHPNYKCERRDVLSVIGGLTLKTSIQMAHIFNVYKIPQFAYGTADRSDSGRIDFPSIVKIRYYQHALSLIFAIHEINKNPRLLPNLTLGFHIYDNLFNSRSTYESTLDLLFPQQKNHPNYKCERRDVLSVIGGLTKKTSIQMAHIFNVYKIPQFAYGTADRSDSVRIDFPSMYWTAPRESLHHIGIVQLLLHFRWTWIGLVASDDDDGESFVQNLTPLLAQNSICVAFLLRGTTINFKPNSIIGFSMTELTLLLTEVNVIVLGMNSHLIYILTPFLENIDSDDGGHIGKVWIMPSKWYFSTAHSGEFIGTNIFNGALSFSSHTRAVPEFRDFLQTFKPEETLMHFLCLFWQVAFVQCEPCTGKEKRVNRPTPLFELDISGESYGIYNAVYTVAHALHGIYLSRHRMVLERSKCKHLTIQPWQFQSFVKNIHFNNNAGHEILFVNGELSAGYDIINWVTFPNKSFLSVRVGKISPKEEFIIREDAIVWNHKFKQVVPSSTCVKSCRVGHSRIIQEGRPVCCYDCTPCPEDMTANQTDADHCLKCPKDQYPNKNHDRCIPKVITFLSYKEPLAMTLVSTAVLFSVITSIVIKIFLKNWNTPIVKANNRNLTCVLLCSILFCYLSSLLFIGKPRKMTCLLQQPAFGIMFSVAVSSVLAKTVMVVLVFMASKPGSKMRAFLGQKVANSIVLSCSFIQVAICIAWLSSSPPFPDADKHSEVGKIILECNEGSSFMFYCVLGYMGFLATISFTVAFLARKLPDAFNETKLITFSMLVFCSVWISFLPAYLGMKGKTVVTVEVFAILASNTGLLACNFFPKCYIIVLRPDLNTKKLVIEKRNYER